The Salvia splendens isolate huo1 chromosome 20, SspV2, whole genome shotgun sequence nucleotide sequence aaatacaattttatagaaaataaaaaaaactactccgtcggcgaatcatcccccgaaggcggtggaggtgcttggaggcgggataccaagttgtgccgccataaacAGGACTCCGTTAAGCCAAACTTCGTATTGGGTGggcgtaaagcgggaagtgttcgccattgtggcggtcatgtacatggacataagggggttcgagggtccccccgaacctgagcccgcctggcttgattcggctcggcccctccttcctctagccgccttcgccgcatatcttccttgcggccgacggcgcccacgggaggaccccccggcatcgtctgccggggTCTCCTCCTcttgcgaggcaaactcttgtggcccgatgcctgaaccgccctcaccagacgagtattggccactcgcagtgtacttcgtgcgtttcgaggccgagcccgagctggaccgcacaccgtcggcccacctttcctcgtccctgacaacctcccaaacatcgacatatttgaattgtttgtcggtgtcttcgtagtagacccgcaaagccgacctcagaatgtcggctcccgtggctccgctttggtactgagccgctacattcttgtagatgccgcagaatcgtttgacctctctgtcaactcggtcaaagtgagcgtggagcatcttatatgtgcggcggcgggtctttttcggcttaatatcgtggtaggcctcggtgaccttttcccagaagcacttccggggttgttgattctcgACGATGGGATTGTACGAGAcgttgatccaggcgttgtacaccgccagcgtttctttgagGCCGTACGGATGcagcctagatcctcctcctcctcctccgcctccgccttgGAGCCTCCTCCGCCTCgaccttcttccggagtgggttgaaccggataatcctctcgaatctgggataatccctgtgaataccgcggggcggagggacgggcgtatgcatcaacatcaaaattggatggttggtaccccccggcgtgcccgaaccctgggtgcccggcgtcgacgaaccggaaccacccaatgtgttgtacatgctcccctAGTCGCCGAACGCATTGAGATACCACGCGCCGGAGCCaccaccgccggagtttccgtcgccggacattttgtgattagatgttagatgaaaattggagaggaaatagagatgaatttggaagaatagatgtgtagttgtgtgtgaaatgaggataaATAAGGAGTATTTacagagtaaaaaaatataaaaaaaaattgaaaacgacTCTTTTAAatggtaacattaccgtttcacttttttttttatttcgattttaaaaaaaaaaaattaattattgcatcagtgtgacgacgcccactcgcgggccggcgagtgggcgtcacgcatggccgcCTGGGAGCGCGCcgtggcgcgtggcgagctgtcccGAGTTACGTCCCGGCGGACAGGGACGGATCTAGCATAAAGCTAgatggggcaaatgcccctgctcatattttatttatatatatgtataatttgtATTAATCTTCCACTAATTGCCccttctttaatttttaaaatttctccATGTATATTTTTGCTCCTCTTGGTAAGAATTCCTAGATCCGTCCCTGCCGGCGGAACGGATTTCGTGATGAGATGGTGACGGGCTGGGGAAGAGACGgggcgccgcaacgcgtcgcgctgCCGTCCCGTCCCTGCGTGACGGGTtccgggccacccgcgtgacgcgttgcgggtaacctaataacctaacttagtaataaagaaataaaagatatgctaaattaataatatataaaataatagagatatgtgAATATTTTATAGATATACTCGTATTAGATTTTTTCATATCAATTTCGATTTTAATAAACTTCAAAAGCGAGTAAGAAATTCAGTATTAAATGATGATCACTACTATCCTATAAAAAATTAACTTGCGAATCTCACATGCATtaaattttacttattttttttgcattttccgatatggataaaatgataattcaCACCCCCCTTACCCCCCACCCCTCATTACCCGCCAAAATAGTTATAAAAGGAACCCATTCTGTTTCAGTTTCACAGTAGTTCAGAGCTTCTCTCCCACAATCCTGTACATACGCATGCAGAtttacatacacacacacaaaaacatCATCTAAATCTATTTCAGAGAGTGAGAAATCGATACATACTTCTCAATGGAGTCTAAAAACACCGCTGCATCATCAATGGAGGTGCAGCAGCCGTCGCAGCCGGCGGCGCCGATCAAAATCACAGTTCTCGTGGCTGCAATTGCCGCCGGAGTCCAATTCGGGTGGGCCCTACAGCTCTCCCTCCTCACCCCCTACGTCCAGCTGCTCGGAATCCCCCACACTTGGGCGGCCTACATCTGGCTCTGCGGCCCGATTTCCGGCTTGATTGTGCAGCCAATCGTCGGATACTACAGCGACAGCTGCACCTCCAGATTCGGGCGGCGCCGCCCCTTCATCGCCGCCGGAGCTGCTCTGGTCGCCGTCGCGGTCTTCCTCATCGGCTTCGCAGCTGATATAGGCCACGCCGCCGGCGATCCCTCCGGAAAGGTCGCTAAACCTAGGGCAATCGCGGTTTTCGTCGTCGGATTCTGGATCCTCGATGTCGCCAATAACATGTTGCAGGTTCGATTTCGAATTGTGATTGGTAGCATCATTGATTGTATCGATTAAATGCGTTTTTCTCCAGAATTTTGAATTTCCCCCTTATTTTAGGGCTTTATAACGAtcgaattgaaattgaaattgaattgaaattcGCAGGGGCCGTGCAGAGCTTTGCTGGCGGATTTATCCGGCGGGGAAGCGCGGAGAATGAGCACATCAAACGCGctcttctccttcttcatggcgGTGGGTAACATCCTCGGCTACGCCGCCGGCTCCTACACTCACCTCTACCGAATCTTCCCCTTCTCCAAAACCAACGCCTGCGACGTCTACTGCGCGAATCTGAAATCCTGTTTCTTCATCTCCATCGCCTTGCTCCTAATCCTCACCGTCCTCGCCCTCGCCTTCGTCCGCGAAATCCCCGTCTCCGCGGCGGAGATTTCGGAGCCGCTGAAGAAGCCGAAAATCCCCGTGTTTGGGGAATTATTCGGTGCGCTGAAGGACCTCCCTAAGCCGATGTGGATCCTCTTACTAGTGACGTGTTTCAACTGGATTGCGTGGTTCCCCTTCCTCCTCTTTGACACCGATTGGATGGGGAAAGAGGTCTACGGCGGCAAGGTCGGCGAGGGGAAGCTGTACGACCGCGGCGTCCGCGCCGGAGCGCTGGGGCTGATGCTGAATTCGGTGGTTTTGGGGGTGGCGTCGCTCGGGGTGCAGTTCTGCGCGAGGGGGTTCGTCGGGGTGAAGAAGATTTGGGGAGGCGCCAATTTCTTGCTGGCGGTCGGATTGGCGATGACGGTGGTGATCACGAAGACGGCGCAGCACGCGCGCCACTACGCCGCCGATGGGGCGCTGCAGACGCCGGAGCCTGGCGTCAAGATCGGAGCTTTGGCGCTATTTGCAGTCCTCGGCATTCCCCTTTCGGTGAGTTTTTCTCTTCCTGCTCACTTTGTTTAATTAGTTCATTAGCTTTAATTTAGTTGGtgttttaattttcttaatGATTGCATgtgtttcaattttaatttttgcttATTTATTGCATGAAATGATTATTAGATGATGCTACATGTTAAAATGAAATTAGCACTCCGCACTTGCTCGTTCGCATTAaatatctcaattttttttcgTTCACCAATAAAttgtccattttatttttattactctatAAAAGAGGACCTAGATTTCAGTAACTTTTTTCTATCAATTTTTAGACTAAGTGCTGATAAAAACTGAGATATCTAATAACGAACTGAGAGGATACTAATTAATAtttcctctgtcccattaaatagaaaccttttttaaaatagaaatatctctatctctactttttcatttatcttattttttactttactctctcttcattaactcacaaaacaacactgtaCAAAAACCCGTGCCGATTCGCAAATATTGCATAGTTaataggatggagggagtataatttggTGAAAAATTATCTTTAAACAACCATGAGAACATTTTTCCCCTTTGTTGATTTTCAAGTGTGAGCATAGGTATATTAGTATAGTTTCCTAATTCGATTGAAAAAATCACATGGGTAATGAGAAACgtgaaaaattaaaacttatttttatttatccaATAACATGGTTAAGTAACCATTAGCGGTATATTGTATTGGTTGTTAAGATAATGGATTTTGTAGTAGGTAGTATTTTATTTGGTCACGTGATGGCATAATCTTTTAGGAAAGAATCATCTTGTCACTTTATGATAAAAAAGAAACTAGCTTTATTATGAAAAGTGACTGTTTACGTGTATGTTTAATTTCTTATGGTAAAATTGATTTCTTATTGCagcctattttttttttgaaaatggaGACTGATTACTATGGATAGGAGAGAAACAATTTCAACATAGTGATCAAATTTGGCACATAGCCATATATATACCAGAAGGAATAAATATGGCTGTGTTTTTCCATATTGTCAAAGCATCTATATCTACTATTTGGCTAATGCTAACCtaaatttaatgaaaattaCAGAATCTGTTTAAAGTAAATGATATTTGCTTCTTTCGTGTGAGGAACAAAATAGCAATAATTGTAGTTTTGGCACTATTTCAACATCATAATGAAGAAACAAACCATGGCCATATCTCTAGTTGGGAAGAATTGTGAAATTCCTCTTGTAATGATGCCTGTGTGACTTGGCACGATTTCATGGATTGAGATGAGATGGCAATATATTGCATGCTTTGCTTTCTTGGAAGGGTGGCAGGCAGATTAGTTGAGATGTTGACTTTAGGAAAAAGTGCAGATTGTGAAAAAGACACACCTCATAAACACACATTAAACTGAGTAGGAGAGCCATTTCCTTGATTAATTTAGTTTAGTTCCTTTTGAAATGATGATTACAGTTAATTTTAGGAAGTTGGTGGTTGGGTAATACAGTTAGATCATGATAGTGATCTTTCATCTTGCATATCCATGATGAATGTGGGAGTTGGCAAAATTTCATTCCATGATGTTTAGGGATGGAGATGGAAAAAAAGTTTGGATTTTGCTTTGGATGCTTAGGTTGGCAGAGATTCTTGACTTCCTACTAATCATATTACTTTGTTCTATTAAAGATGccttaatttttttcttaaataatttATCTTATTGTTCTTGATTAGGTAACTTACAGCATCCCATTTGCTCTGGCATCTATATTTTCCAGTAATTCTGGCTCAGGACAAGGTAAATAATTCAAGAAATTAATGTCATGgtccaaaaaaatatactattccTATATTCTAAGCAATATTTTATCATATTTGCAGGCTTATCACTTGGAGTTCTTAATCTTGCAATAGTCATTCCACAGGTAATAATTTAACACCACTTTATCCCAATAATGCATCAACAAAAATCCTCCACTTCTGCCAAAAATCTGTTTGTCTAGTTGACTTCTATCTCAttgcaaaaaaaacaaaaagaattgATGAAATCACATGCCATCTTATCAATAAGAGTGTGGCATAAAGATTGAGCACATTATCATAAAGTGCTAGTGTGGATTGATTCTCAACATTTTTGGAATTTTTCCTTTGCTGCAGATGTTGGTTTCTGTCACAAGTGGGCCGTGGGACGACCTCTTCGGAGGCGGGAACCTGCCAGCGTTCGTGGTCGGGGCTGTGGCCGCTGCCATCAGCGGCGTTTTGGCACTGACGATGCTGCCGTCGCCGCCTGCTGAAGTGGTGGCGACCAAGGCCATGACTGCCGGAGGATTCCACTAGAGTTTTAGTCCCTTAATGGCCTTTTTATGAGCTTTTAATCCAGAATTATGGCAGAATTTATACACGCTAAGCGTGATAAGATTTgtgactttttttctttttaatctttttctttgttttcacTAATGAAGATGATCGTGTGTGATGCTTAATTAAATGTTGTCGACTTTACAAttgttttttcttctcaatATATGAAGTCCCAGAATGGTACTGTAGTATATTAGTTTATGTTTACTATGTTCAAGAATGTAGATTTTAAATTTCTAGACATTGCATTGGATTCTCAACGTTGTGTTAATTGTTAGGGTCAAGGTTTTGAAAACCGGATCGGACCGATCGGTTCAATTGTTATAAACCCGAGAAACTAATGCCGGTCGAATCATTATTAAAATTGTTGTGCTATATGGTGGGGCAATAGTActtaatttgtcaccatttgactcggcacgagttttaagaaatgtaatagaaagtgagttgaccATTTGACTcgccacgagttttaataaatgtaatagaaagtgagttgaaaaagtcaGTGGAACGtaaatcctacttttatatattggttttataataaaatttaagtgaGAATGAATTATTGGAATGTGgagtccactataaaaaatagtaaaagtgaatggTGACAAACTTTTGAATAACGACAAGGCCCAAGGGAGTATTTGAGATTGGGTCCATTGGAGTACAAGGCCCGAGGGAGTATTTGAGATTGGGCCCATATTGgagtatattttgtttttttcttgaCAATAGTCAAATATAAATGTAAGTGTGCATATAAGACTTTATCAATACTATGTTGACATGTATCAATTACCCAGGAACATCCCAATCGTACTGTAACCCACCCCAAATAAAGGAAAATCGTGACTCCACATCTGTCTAGTAATATAATGTGAAACATGAAAATATGATTACAAATGCAAAATGCGAGAAATATACTTCACTCgttctaaaaaaattagttttattattttcgtTCCCAAAATTAGATCAagtccaaatatagaaagtttttGATAAATAATAATCTTATGCATCATTTGCAATATGGATCCTATACTAGCACTTCTTCCTTTACttccttctctctcttatttttttcccctCATCTCTCTCTTCCTTTAAACGGAAACCGACATAAAAAACTCATGCATACATGGAAATACTTCTCAATTACTGCTTTTGGAACGATAACTTGTGTTTTAAACTTTTCATAGTCAAATACTATCCGACATACTGACAACTTAAGATGCAGATGAAGTTAACTATTTATTACATACTAAAAgtgaattaaattttaaaactaagAGAGAAATGTAGAAAATGAGATTGAATCAAATAAGGAAGGGAATTCTAGGATATTGAATTCAATAATAtttctataaattaaaatattaattcaatttgGGACTCAAGTTTTACAAGGACGATTGCAGACATGATCTAATGTTCACACTTTGTCTAAAAGCTCTCGATTGTATCACATTAAGGGCGTGCTTGATTGCCCTGATATCATCAGATAAGCCCTCCTATCTAGGGCGTATCTAGTCTGTGATTGCCCTGACAGTGTTGCACAAGGACCCGGGATACAACTACCGACCCGGTCCCCATTAAGATACCACGCTAGCTTTGGTGTGTTCGCGTATCGGGGGTTTCGGCTCCGATAAGCTTCATACCGTCGTTCCCGATTGTGTGAATTTCGTTTTATTGTCTAAAAGACCCCTCATAGGGTCAGATTAATCAAATTTGGCGGAATAccgtataagcgaacataattTGGGCGTCGATTTGTACTCACTCCCGGCTGCGTCGCCGATTCCAGGTTTGTGTCATGTATTTCGTATCATTTTTTTCATGGATTGCATAATTTCCTTTCAATTACATTGGCTGATGTTAGTTGCTACTTTAAATTCGCAGCGGAATTCCTTTTTTCAAGCGCACGGACACGACTATCATAATCGGGTCTGAATTCAGCAATGGATAACGGAGAGGATTTCCGTGAGGTAAGTCAATTCAGCAAGTGCCCAATTGTTTACGCTTTATTACAGATCTGAATTTATATGTTAGGGTTTAGGCTGGGCATCTGCCGGTTTATATTGCTGTATGTCGGCCTATGTTATTTTCCAATTCTCAGAATTGCTGTGTGATATACATAGAAAACAAATTGTTTTATTGGAATCGAAGTTTGCATTTTGTGTAATGGCATGCTTGTTCAGGTTTCATGTCCACAGAATGACATGACGACCGTGTTGATTTTGCTTGAAGAGGTTATACGGAACTATCAAATTAACTTGCTGGTCATTTCTTTTCTGATCTCATTACTCCGCCCTCAAAAGCGCAAGCGTAAACGTTGGGATCGTCTAGGTCAGTCAGCGGTTCTAGATGCTATCCCGGCTCATGTATGTCAGCTGGATAGACTAGTGCGTGTAACAGACAGGGCATGTGTGGACAATTTACGAATGGATAGGAACACCTTTGGGCGTCTATGTCGCATTCTCCGGGACCGGGTAGGCTTAATAGATCAAAAACTAGTCAGTGTGGAGGAACAAGTAGCCATGTTCCTTTGTGTGCTAGCACATCACAAGAAATCTCGCATAGTTGGCCATAATTTCATGCGCTCTTCTCAGACCGTGtcaaaatatatacatattgtGCTCCGTGGAATTCTCACACTGCATAGTATTTTTTTGGTGAAGCCAACACCAATAGATGAAGCTTGCTCTGACCGTAGGTGGAAATGGTTCAAGGTACAGACATATTGTACTGCTTCCCTAAATATTCGATATAATGCATGATTGTTTATTGTGTTCTACTAACAGGGTTGTCTAGGGGCTTTAGATGGTACTTATATCAATGTACGCGTGCCCATTGCTGATGTTCCCCGGTACCGTAATCGAAAAGGCCACATCACTACCAACACATTGGCCGTATGTGACCCCCAACTAAGATTCATTTATCTCCTTCCGGGATGGGAGGGCTCAGCGGCTGACTCGAGGATTTTAAGAGATGCTGTCAGCAGGCCTTTAGGTCTCAAAGTTCCTAAAGGTGAGTTTTACATAGTTGGTTAAGGTCAAGTGTCCTGTTTAGTGATTAAAGTTGGTTTTCAATTTCAGGATGCTACTACCTCTGTGACAATGGATATCCCAACGCCGAAGGTTTCTTGACGCCCTACAAATCAGTCAGTTACCATCTTAAGGAATGGGGGGTCGGAAGGCAAGCACCCCAGAATCCGGCTGAGCTGTTTAACCTTAGGCATTCTAAGGCGAGGAACGTCATCGAAAGATCATTCGCGGTGCTAAAAATGAGATGGGGTATCCTCAGATCAGCAAGCTTTTATCCGGTAGATGTTCAAACCGGGCTGATAATCGCATGCTTCCTGCTTCATAATTACATACGAAGTCAAATGGTGGTTGATCCCGTTGAGGCTGAGTTGGTAAACGAGGCTGATTTAGATGACGATATTGATAATGAACCTCCTTTATGTGCTGATAATACCAGTTCCGTGGAACCAACGACAATATGGAATAAAAAAAGGGATGATCTTGCATGTGAAATGTGGGCCGACAGAAATCATGGATGATTTCTCGTCCCGTTGTGCAAATGGTTCCTCATTCATGCTGATTTTTTCAGTTTGTATTACAGATACATTCTTCTATTAATTGCTCGTTATGTTGCTTGTATTCCACACAATTTTGTATTGTTTTTTCCTAAGGACATTTTTTCACATAAGGAAGTCATCAAATTCTCGTTATGTTGCGTTGCTTAATATTAGTACTACCCGTTGGAGTCTTGCATTGAACTGTGAATTGCACTATCCTTTATGAAGCAGGTTACATCTTGTAGTAGTCCGCAAAATATACTATTATAACAACCATAATATCCATTATTATGAATATGATATttgaagcaaaacaatcacaaacataATCAACTACAATAGCTACCTAACATCCAATATAATAACTACCTGAGCAAGAAAACTTGGCGATATATAATCGCCTACAACAAGCTAAATCGCACGTTGCACAAAACAGAGTTCTACTACATACGTACTGCAGTTCCAAATCATTCCCAACACTTATTCCCGATCAAACCACACATAAAACTGGACCTCATTCCGATCAATGAGTTTGAAGTGGCAGCGAGTACCAACCACGATGTTGTTAGCCTCTTTGAATCGTCTCCAACCGCGTTTCACCCAAATGTTTGTGTCACTGTGGTCGATAACGATGAACCAAGAGTCTCCGTTCATGTTGAAGTAAACCGGGTATTGCAGAGAATTCATCCGAATGTGGCGGCGCCAAAAGGCCATCGGAATCTCCAAAGATCGAGAGATGTTCGACCTGTCCATGGTTACAGTGAAAGTTGGGCAACCATCATCCAAAACCCCGGGATCCGGCGCATAATCGTCCTCTTCCGATGAGTCGCCCCCCTCCGTGTCTGATGGCACATAGTCGTCCGACGTATTGACGTCCGGGGAATCACTGTGGTCGGAGCCGCCGTATTCGTCTTCTTCTCATATTTTAATGTATCACAACAAAGTAAAGTCAGTGACAACAATATAGGTTAAGCGAGATCTTCGTAAACGCACCTTGTAAATCACTCAATCGAGGACATCCCGTCCTGGGGTTATACCGCTTCACATGAAATATGCCCGCGTCGACCATAGTGAATGTAAGCACGTCATCGTGAATAATGTTGTTAGCGAGCCGAAACTCCGACCAGCCAGTGTGAAAATGGCAACCACTCGCAATGTTTAACAGCCTCACCTGCCAGCTCTGTCCACTAGGCATGACGAGACGACAGTCGAAAGGTAGTTGCGCTGCATGAAGAGCCACAAATTCGGGTGGAATGCGCTACACAGATATAAGAGACAACTACTTAATTTTTGGTCTAACCAACGACGACATAAATTTCTGAACAGAACATAAGTTTGAAAAATATACCAACTCAGTCAAGCAGTGCTCTATAGAGATCTTCTTCATGAACGAAGGAAGTCTGAAGTAATCCATGGATGTAGGGAATGTATGCTGATATTCGGATGGCTTTTGACGAGATTGAAGTAGTGTATTTAACACCCCTCAACCGCGCATGTGACTGTTTACTGTTATTGGATTTGATTAGCCACTACACTGCCCCAAAGCTGCCATCTTCTTATACAATACAAGGCTCCGTAGCTTTTGGTTATATCCATGCATTGACTGCAATGGTAAACCCCTCACGCCATAGCTAGTACATTTGCAGAGGGTGCAGACGGTATTGAATGAGTTTGGGGCGGTTGCTTTGGAAGTATATGCATTACACTTGCTTATACTAGATTTATTAC carries:
- the LOC121781373 gene encoding B3 domain-containing protein REM1-like; its protein translation is MDYFRLPSFMKKISIEHCLTELRIPPEFVALHAAQLPFDCRLVMPSGQSWQVRLLNIASGCHFHTGWSEFRLANNIIHDDVLTFTMVDAGIFHVKRYNPRTGCPRLSDLQEDEYGGSDHSDSPDVNTSDDYVPSDTEGGDSSEEDDYAPDPGVLDDGCPTFTVTMDRSNISRSLEIPMAFWRRHIRMNSLQYPVYFNMNGDSWFIVIDHSDTNIWVKRGWRRFKEANNIVVGTRCHFKLIDRNEVQFYVWFDRE
- the LOC121782627 gene encoding sucrose transport protein-like, encoding MESKNTAASSMEVQQPSQPAAPIKITVLVAAIAAGVQFGWALQLSLLTPYVQLLGIPHTWAAYIWLCGPISGLIVQPIVGYYSDSCTSRFGRRRPFIAAGAALVAVAVFLIGFAADIGHAAGDPSGKVAKPRAIAVFVVGFWILDVANNMLQGPCRALLADLSGGEARRMSTSNALFSFFMAVGNILGYAAGSYTHLYRIFPFSKTNACDVYCANLKSCFFISIALLLILTVLALAFVREIPVSAAEISEPLKKPKIPVFGELFGALKDLPKPMWILLLVTCFNWIAWFPFLLFDTDWMGKEVYGGKVGEGKLYDRGVRAGALGLMLNSVVLGVASLGVQFCARGFVGVKKIWGGANFLLAVGLAMTVVITKTAQHARHYAADGALQTPEPGVKIGALALFAVLGIPLSVTYSIPFALASIFSSNSGSGQGLSLGVLNLAIVIPQMLVSVTSGPWDDLFGGGNLPAFVVGAVAAAISGVLALTMLPSPPAEVVATKAMTAGGFH